Proteins found in one Saccharopolyspora phatthalungensis genomic segment:
- a CDS encoding carboxylesterase/lipase family protein, producing MDDIVAVETGRLRGGTGPDGRTRRFLGIPYAAAPTGQLRWRPPHLCPSWMGVRDAVRMAPSSIQAPPPEKSLYFGGDSAFDEDCLNLNVWTGAAGERGRPVMVWFHYGAYQFGSAANPIYDGEQLARRGVTVVTANHRLGRLGFLAHPALTAESGYSGSGNYGLLDQIEVLRWVQRNIESFGGDPENVTLFGVSAGGNTVHNLMSSPLAAGLFHRAIAQSGPGVSRAFDGPGHPAGPQTLAAGEQAGQELTELLGINSLAKLRALSVEQLNSVMLPRAAGPWRFDLAPGAEISLHIFDAAYPVVDRYVLPSTPLEAYQRGNQHDVPLLVGNVGNEASGLPYLTKLSDYREHLETTFGAALAGAAERLYPAADDRQARSASWELEADRIFVWSTWTAARLHARTADSSVHHYRFLRRPQVPADVIEREYAGAFHAAEVPYVFGTLDTRKWPWTEGDRALAQAMANAWVAFARCGDPNDDGSPGWPVFEEHTPSSMLWDVEPTVGDVTRHDRMDLLDRLAGVSFDTAGDAAVDRAADHSEEMEKTTL from the coding sequence ATGGACGACATTGTTGCAGTCGAAACGGGACGGCTCCGTGGGGGGACCGGGCCGGACGGGCGGACTCGGCGCTTTCTCGGCATCCCGTATGCGGCCGCCCCCACCGGACAGCTGCGTTGGCGGCCGCCCCACCTGTGCCCGTCGTGGATGGGAGTCCGTGACGCCGTCCGCATGGCGCCGAGCAGCATCCAGGCGCCCCCGCCCGAGAAGTCGCTGTACTTCGGCGGTGACAGTGCCTTCGACGAGGACTGCCTGAACCTCAACGTGTGGACCGGGGCGGCGGGCGAGCGAGGACGCCCCGTCATGGTCTGGTTCCATTACGGCGCCTACCAGTTCGGTTCGGCGGCCAACCCGATCTACGACGGCGAGCAGCTTGCCCGGCGCGGAGTCACGGTGGTGACCGCCAACCACCGGCTCGGCCGCCTCGGGTTCCTCGCGCACCCGGCCCTGACCGCGGAGTCGGGCTACTCGGGCTCGGGAAACTACGGGTTGCTCGACCAGATCGAGGTGCTGCGCTGGGTGCAGCGCAACATCGAGTCGTTCGGCGGCGACCCGGAGAACGTGACGCTGTTCGGCGTGTCGGCCGGCGGTAACACCGTGCACAACCTGATGTCCTCGCCGCTTGCCGCGGGCCTGTTTCACCGGGCCATCGCGCAGAGCGGACCCGGCGTCAGTCGCGCCTTCGACGGTCCCGGGCACCCCGCCGGGCCGCAGACCCTCGCGGCCGGCGAACAGGCCGGCCAGGAACTGACCGAACTACTCGGCATCAACTCGCTGGCCAAGCTGCGCGCGCTGTCGGTGGAGCAGCTGAATTCCGTGATGCTGCCCCGTGCCGCGGGTCCGTGGCGGTTCGACCTGGCGCCCGGCGCCGAGATCAGCCTGCACATCTTCGACGCCGCCTACCCGGTCGTCGATCGATACGTCCTGCCTTCCACTCCACTGGAGGCCTACCAGCGCGGCAACCAGCATGACGTTCCGCTGCTCGTCGGCAATGTCGGCAACGAAGCGTCCGGCCTGCCGTACCTGACTAAGTTGAGCGACTACCGCGAGCATCTGGAAACCACCTTCGGTGCTGCCCTGGCCGGTGCGGCCGAGCGCCTGTACCCAGCCGCAGACGACCGACAGGCGAGGTCGGCGAGTTGGGAGCTGGAGGCGGACCGCATCTTCGTCTGGTCCACCTGGACGGCGGCGCGGTTGCATGCCCGCACCGCCGATTCGTCGGTCCACCACTACAGGTTCCTGCGTCGGCCGCAGGTCCCGGCGGACGTCATCGAGCGGGAATACGCTGGTGCGTTCCATGCGGCCGAGGTCCCATACGTGTTCGGCACCTTGGACACCCGCAAGTGGCCGTGGACCGAAGGAGACCGTGCGCTGGCACAGGCCATGGCGAATGCCTGGGTAGCGTTTGCCCGCTGCGGCGACCCGAACGACGACGGCTCGCCCGGGTGGCCGGTGTTCGAAGAGCACACGCCCAGCTCGATGCTCTGGGATGTCGAGCCGACGGTGGGCGACGTTACCCGGCACGACCGGATGGACCTACTCGACCGTCTGGCCGGAGTGTCCTTCGATACCGCAGGCGATGCCGCGGTCGATCGGGCCGCCGACCACAGCGAAGAAATGGAGAAAACCACCCTCTGA
- a CDS encoding DddA-like double-stranded DNA deaminase toxin: MIELISTYRRSLEVRQAVESTPPSAAHPSTAGRIPTDTAHDRDWAEHARSRLPKRKKGDQTTGFGYDRDGTEHHITSGRDPAFSEEARLILHNSPRFLTDHRGAPTVVLHVEVKYALMMRRAGQTYGVVVLNKAICDLRRGCGAAVRAILPQGSVLVVWEPGATKPIELLGEARP, translated from the coding sequence GTGATCGAGCTGATCAGCACCTACCGCCGAAGTCTGGAAGTGCGCCAAGCGGTCGAATCCACCCCGCCCAGCGCGGCGCATCCCTCAACCGCGGGCCGCATTCCCACCGACACTGCCCACGATCGCGACTGGGCCGAGCATGCGCGTTCCAGGCTGCCCAAGCGCAAGAAGGGCGACCAGACAACAGGGTTCGGCTATGACCGCGACGGCACCGAGCACCACATCACCAGCGGGCGTGACCCGGCCTTCTCAGAAGAGGCGCGGTTGATCCTGCACAATTCCCCACGGTTCCTGACCGACCACCGCGGGGCGCCGACCGTCGTACTGCACGTTGAGGTGAAATATGCACTTATGATGCGCCGCGCCGGACAGACTTACGGCGTTGTGGTGCTGAACAAGGCGATTTGCGACTTGCGTCGCGGTTGCGGCGCCGCGGTGCGCGCCATTCTTCCGCAGGGCTCCGTTCTGGTGGTATGGGAGCCGGGCGCAACGAAACCCATCGAGCTGCTTGGAGAGGCAAGGCCATGA
- a CDS encoding LLM class flavin-dependent oxidoreductase, translating into MKPRQPRNGELSFGYFFPTGQTDHVWSDEAAQATPPLNRGVFLDMARAAEDAGFDSLFIADTWSGHQRAAERAGHQSPKYHAPLLAMGLFAVTQHIGIITTFHTTHHKPAHIARMGATLDAFSDGRWGWNIVTGFGHPEAQLFGEDQLIEHDERYDMADEFVDIVKRLWTEDEPIDVDGKYFRARGRIKAPRPAQRPHPLLVSAGASPAGMRFAAKHCDQLVVAGNTIEKVAQVDERLAPLLVERDRVGAVAATPFTITIVRENEGEAEEEYERLQKSLNVEAAIELAADILGGIESLKALYGDTGFEEAARAWGSGQGILKLLGTADQVTEQLIELKQRTSTSNVLINFPLWNPQEVRSFRVVLEQLRDAHLWSRPEERAFSW; encoded by the coding sequence GTGAAACCACGGCAGCCACGCAACGGCGAGCTCAGCTTCGGCTACTTCTTCCCGACGGGCCAGACCGACCATGTCTGGTCGGACGAGGCCGCCCAAGCGACGCCGCCACTGAACCGCGGCGTGTTCCTCGACATGGCGCGGGCGGCCGAGGACGCCGGCTTCGACTCCCTGTTCATCGCGGACACCTGGTCCGGTCACCAGCGGGCCGCCGAGCGGGCGGGGCATCAGTCGCCGAAATACCACGCCCCGCTGCTCGCGATGGGACTGTTCGCGGTCACGCAGCACATCGGGATCATCACGACCTTCCACACGACGCACCACAAGCCCGCGCACATCGCCCGGATGGGCGCGACCCTCGACGCGTTCAGCGACGGTCGCTGGGGCTGGAACATCGTCACCGGATTCGGCCATCCAGAGGCCCAGCTTTTCGGCGAAGACCAGCTGATCGAGCACGACGAGCGATACGACATGGCGGACGAGTTCGTCGACATCGTCAAGCGGCTGTGGACCGAGGACGAGCCGATCGACGTCGACGGCAAGTATTTCCGGGCTCGTGGCCGCATCAAGGCACCGCGTCCGGCGCAGCGGCCGCATCCGCTCCTCGTCAGCGCCGGCGCGTCACCTGCCGGGATGCGGTTCGCCGCCAAGCACTGCGACCAGTTGGTGGTGGCGGGCAACACGATCGAGAAGGTCGCGCAGGTCGACGAACGCCTCGCGCCGCTGCTGGTCGAGCGGGACCGGGTCGGCGCCGTCGCGGCGACGCCGTTCACGATCACGATCGTCCGCGAAAACGAGGGGGAGGCCGAGGAGGAATACGAGCGCCTGCAGAAGTCGCTCAACGTCGAGGCGGCCATCGAGCTCGCCGCCGATATCCTGGGCGGCATCGAATCCCTCAAAGCCCTTTACGGTGACACGGGTTTCGAAGAGGCGGCGCGGGCGTGGGGCAGCGGCCAGGGGATTCTCAAGCTGCTGGGGACGGCCGACCAGGTGACTGAGCAGCTTATCGAGCTCAAGCAGCGCACGAGTACGTCCAATGTGCTCATCAACTTTCCCCTGTGGAACCCGCAGGAGGTGCGGAGCTTCCGGGTGGTGCTGGAGCAGCTGCGGGATGCCCACCTGTGGTCGAGGCCGGAGGAGCGGGCCTTCTCGTGGTGA
- a CDS encoding zinc finger protein: MYQPNPFHWVPADGQRHASTDPKPAKGYPTGFVVGTLCGHQLAAENTSRSWLWPTCGTCNDKADGLANTPTPTAASAG, encoded by the coding sequence ATGTACCAACCCAATCCGTTCCACTGGGTGCCTGCCGACGGGCAACGGCATGCCAGCACTGACCCGAAACCTGCCAAGGGCTACCCGACCGGTTTCGTGGTGGGCACCCTGTGCGGTCACCAGCTGGCCGCAGAAAACACGAGTCGGTCGTGGCTCTGGCCCACCTGCGGGACCTGCAACGACAAGGCGGACGGCCTCGCCAACACCCCGACTCCAACCGCGGCGAGTGCGGGATGA
- a CDS encoding aldehyde dehydrogenase family protein — protein sequence MPLTRSSRLPEPLAGLLAHRWRLLIGGELVEPHAGGAYQTVSPATREVIATVPDANREDVDLAVQAAEHARRGWADTTPSARAALVRALADRIEQHTEELALLDAVDGGLPVALARADVAAGAAALRMFAGLALELKGTTIPASADLHLTLREPVGITTRIVAFNHPFMFACKIAAPLVAGNPVALKPPEAAPLSSLRLGELAADIFPPGVLSVVVGDGPEVPDALVRHPLVRRIGFIGSEPVGRAIQRAAAETGVKDVSLELGGKNAMVVFDDADLDAAAAGAVEGMNLTWSGQSCGSTSRLLVQRAILDRLVARIVELVESRTIADPLDEKSEQGPMINEKQYRRVLDYLDIGLAEGATAVTGGTAATPPGLEGGWYVAPTVFTGVGPTSRVATEEIFGPILAVLPFDDEDDALRTANCVDYGLTASIWTRDIGRAVRVARGIEAGFLWINGTARHFPNVPYGGVKGSGVGREESIEELLSYTEIKAINIMGTS from the coding sequence ATGCCACTGACCCGATCGTCCCGATTACCGGAACCGCTGGCCGGGCTTCTCGCGCACCGCTGGCGGCTGTTGATCGGCGGGGAACTCGTCGAGCCGCACGCCGGTGGCGCCTATCAGACCGTCAGCCCCGCGACGCGAGAGGTGATCGCGACGGTCCCGGACGCGAATCGGGAGGACGTCGATCTGGCGGTGCAGGCAGCCGAACACGCACGGCGCGGCTGGGCCGACACCACACCGTCGGCTCGCGCCGCGCTGGTCCGTGCGCTCGCCGACCGCATCGAGCAGCACACAGAGGAACTGGCGCTGCTCGACGCCGTCGACGGCGGTCTGCCGGTGGCCCTTGCGCGGGCCGATGTCGCGGCGGGTGCGGCGGCACTGCGGATGTTCGCCGGGCTGGCCTTGGAGCTGAAGGGCACCACGATCCCCGCCAGCGCCGACCTGCACCTGACCCTGCGTGAGCCGGTCGGGATCACCACGCGGATCGTCGCCTTCAACCACCCGTTCATGTTCGCCTGCAAGATCGCCGCGCCACTGGTCGCGGGCAACCCCGTCGCGCTCAAGCCGCCGGAGGCGGCCCCGCTGTCGTCGCTGCGTCTCGGCGAGCTGGCGGCCGACATCTTCCCGCCCGGCGTGTTGTCGGTCGTCGTGGGCGATGGCCCCGAGGTTCCCGATGCCCTGGTGCGTCACCCCCTGGTCCGCCGCATCGGCTTCATCGGCAGCGAGCCGGTCGGACGCGCCATCCAGCGCGCGGCCGCCGAGACCGGGGTCAAGGACGTCTCGCTCGAACTCGGTGGCAAGAACGCGATGGTCGTCTTCGACGACGCCGATCTCGACGCCGCGGCCGCCGGAGCGGTGGAGGGCATGAACCTGACCTGGTCCGGGCAGTCGTGCGGCTCGACCTCGCGGCTGCTGGTCCAGCGCGCGATCCTCGACCGGCTGGTCGCCCGCATCGTCGAGTTGGTCGAATCGCGGACGATCGCCGACCCGCTCGACGAGAAGTCCGAGCAGGGGCCGATGATCAACGAGAAGCAGTACCGGCGCGTCCTCGACTACCTCGACATCGGCCTCGCCGAGGGGGCGACCGCGGTTACGGGCGGCACCGCCGCGACGCCGCCGGGTCTGGAAGGCGGGTGGTACGTCGCCCCGACCGTGTTCACCGGGGTCGGGCCGACGTCCAGAGTGGCCACCGAGGAGATCTTCGGGCCGATCCTCGCGGTTCTGCCGTTCGACGACGAGGACGACGCCCTGCGCACGGCGAACTGTGTCGATTACGGCCTCACCGCAAGCATTTGGACCCGCGATATCGGCCGCGCCGTCCGCGTGGCGCGCGGCATCGAGGCCGGCTTCCTGTGGATCAACGGCACCGCACGCCATTTCCCGAATGTTCCGTACGGGGGCGTGAAGGGTTCCGGTGTCGGGCGCGAGGAAAGCATCGAAGAGCTCCTGAGCTACACCGAGATCAAGGCCATCAACATCATGGGCACCTCGTGA
- a CDS encoding IclR family transcriptional regulator, which yields MDRTLLLLRFLAERSELKLSEVRAHLGVGQSTAHRLLAMLVYRGFAVQDPASRTYRAGPALFEIGRTVGDGFDLVREVRPVLAWLAEKCGETVHLGVLDGTQVRYLDVIESLSPLRVTGRTGQSRPAHATSIGKAMLATADDDHVRSLYLGGELPSQTARTITDLDALIAELSRTRARGYGRNRGEMEVGVCSIGIGIVHPARGLLGGLSIAAPEARWSAAIEKGHVGVLRAAAAQVVTAVP from the coding sequence GTGGACCGAACGCTTCTGCTGCTCCGCTTCCTGGCCGAGCGCTCGGAGCTCAAGCTCTCCGAGGTACGCGCCCACCTCGGCGTCGGGCAGTCGACTGCGCACCGCCTGCTCGCGATGCTGGTGTACCGAGGGTTCGCGGTGCAGGATCCGGCGTCGCGGACCTACCGCGCCGGACCCGCCCTGTTCGAGATCGGACGTACCGTCGGCGACGGGTTCGACCTGGTGCGCGAGGTCCGGCCGGTGCTGGCCTGGCTGGCGGAGAAGTGCGGGGAGACCGTCCACCTCGGCGTTCTCGACGGCACGCAGGTCCGCTACCTGGATGTCATCGAGAGCCTGTCGCCGCTGCGAGTTACCGGTCGAACCGGTCAATCCCGTCCCGCGCACGCGACGAGCATCGGGAAGGCGATGCTCGCGACGGCCGACGACGACCACGTCCGCAGCCTCTATCTAGGCGGCGAGCTGCCGTCCCAGACGGCCCGCACGATCACCGATCTCGACGCGCTGATCGCCGAACTGAGCCGGACCCGAGCCCGCGGATACGGCCGTAACCGGGGCGAGATGGAGGTGGGGGTCTGCTCGATCGGGATCGGCATCGTGCATCCGGCACGGGGCTTGCTCGGCGGCCTGAGTATCGCCGCGCCCGAGGCGCGCTGGAGCGCGGCCATCGAGAAGGGACATGTCGGGGTGTTGCGCGCCGCCGCCGCGCAGGTTGTCACAGCCGTTCCCTGA
- a CDS encoding DUF397 domain-containing protein gives MTEPTGWRKSSRSGQNTDCVEVGRVGDDTAVRDTKDRAAGYFTTTAGQWSAFVDAIKGGRFGA, from the coding sequence ATGACAGAACCAACGGGCTGGCGGAAGTCGAGCCGATCCGGCCAAAACACGGACTGTGTCGAGGTTGGTCGGGTCGGTGACGACACCGCCGTCCGCGACACGAAGGACCGGGCGGCCGGTTATTTCACCACGACCGCCGGCCAGTGGTCGGCGTTTGTCGATGCGATCAAGGGCGGCCGTTTCGGCGCCTGA
- a CDS encoding helix-turn-helix domain-containing protein — protein MARSKAGSPKARTLGAELRKARESKGVTVRELARRLGIGHAWVVRTEAGSRPATTEDVTAILVALGISGGERERIVELAREADGPDWLRGGIPGVHQELVTLMVYERTATAISHVAPMLLPGMLQTADYARAVMTGLPPGEVETRVAMRATRRDILTSRKAPRFEALIGEYALTSPVLEGDPMIDQLRHLARVAEQPNVTIRVLPSLPRWTPAHEGRFIMFEFADAEPLVHLEHLGSAAFHTSPGVVETYSHALGTLREAAMTQEESLDLIAACTARYEESPR, from the coding sequence ATGGCGCGATCCAAAGCAGGCAGTCCAAAAGCGCGCACGCTCGGCGCCGAACTGCGCAAAGCACGAGAAAGCAAAGGCGTTACGGTTCGAGAACTGGCGCGCCGACTGGGAATCGGGCACGCGTGGGTGGTTCGAACCGAAGCCGGATCACGGCCAGCCACCACCGAGGACGTGACCGCGATCCTGGTGGCACTCGGTATCTCCGGTGGAGAGCGCGAAAGAATAGTCGAGCTCGCGCGCGAAGCGGACGGCCCGGACTGGCTGCGCGGCGGCATCCCTGGCGTGCATCAGGAACTCGTGACGTTGATGGTGTACGAGCGCACCGCGACAGCGATCTCGCACGTGGCTCCGATGCTGTTACCGGGCATGTTGCAGACCGCCGACTATGCGCGAGCGGTCATGACCGGGCTGCCGCCGGGCGAGGTTGAGACGCGAGTCGCGATGCGCGCCACCCGCCGCGACATCCTCACCAGCCGCAAGGCGCCTCGATTCGAAGCGCTGATCGGCGAGTACGCGCTGACCTCTCCGGTGCTCGAAGGCGATCCGATGATCGACCAGCTTCGGCACCTCGCAAGGGTCGCAGAGCAGCCCAACGTCACGATCCGCGTGCTGCCTTCGTTGCCGCGCTGGACTCCAGCGCACGAGGGCCGGTTCATCATGTTCGAGTTCGCCGATGCTGAACCGCTCGTGCACCTTGAGCACTTGGGGTCCGCTGCATTCCACACGTCTCCGGGCGTCGTGGAAACCTACTCGCATGCGCTGGGTACTCTCCGCGAAGCGGCGATGACTCAAGAGGAGTCGCTGGATTTGATCGCTGCCTGTACCGCGAGATACGAGGAGAGCCCCAGATGA
- a CDS encoding LLM class flavin-dependent oxidoreductase translates to MAHNHGQPSEGLSIGYFFPAGQTNHVWSDEAARRTPRMNRENLLELARTAEEVGFDSLFIADNWSGHQRAAELAGHQSPAFHAPMLAMGIFAVTDRIGVVSTFHTTHHKPAHVARMGATLDAFSSGRWGWNVVTGFSDAEAALFGEEFVEHDERYAMAAEFVDVVQRLWTEEEPIEHAGRYYRCTGRIKAPRPVRRPRPHLVSAGASEAGTAFAATWCDELVTLAKDDDALRDVEERLGKLTARNGRDVSVTPFAIALVRDGDGEAEQEYAKLVESLNAEAAWEIASDILGSIETARKMFDKLGEDKAVRALGSGEAMLQLVGTPEQVAEKLIGLNRDAGTRNILINFPLWSPAELRGFSSVLNLLAEAGVWSKPHPGTSPW, encoded by the coding sequence GTGGCCCACAATCACGGCCAGCCCTCCGAGGGGCTGTCGATCGGGTACTTCTTTCCGGCCGGGCAGACGAACCACGTCTGGTCCGACGAGGCCGCGCGGCGCACGCCGCGGATGAACCGGGAGAACCTACTGGAGCTGGCCCGGACGGCCGAGGAGGTCGGGTTCGACTCGCTGTTCATCGCCGACAACTGGTCCGGTCACCAGCGGGCGGCCGAGCTAGCGGGTCACCAGTCGCCCGCGTTCCACGCCCCGATGCTGGCGATGGGGATCTTCGCGGTGACCGATCGCATCGGCGTGGTGTCGACCTTCCACACCACGCACCATAAGCCGGCGCACGTGGCCCGGATGGGCGCGACGCTGGACGCGTTCAGCTCGGGCCGGTGGGGATGGAACGTCGTCACCGGCTTCAGCGACGCGGAGGCCGCGCTGTTCGGCGAGGAATTCGTCGAACACGACGAGCGCTATGCGATGGCCGCCGAGTTCGTCGATGTCGTGCAGCGGCTGTGGACGGAGGAGGAGCCGATCGAGCACGCGGGTCGCTATTACCGCTGCACCGGTCGTATCAAGGCCCCGCGTCCGGTCCGCCGGCCGCGACCGCACCTGGTCAGCGCCGGCGCGTCGGAAGCGGGCACCGCCTTCGCCGCCACGTGGTGCGACGAACTGGTGACCCTGGCCAAGGACGACGACGCGCTGCGGGACGTGGAAGAGCGGCTGGGGAAGCTCACGGCGAGAAACGGGCGCGACGTTTCGGTCACTCCGTTCGCGATAGCGCTGGTGCGCGACGGCGACGGCGAGGCCGAGCAGGAGTACGCCAAGCTGGTGGAGTCGCTGAACGCCGAGGCGGCATGGGAAATCGCAAGCGACATCCTGGGTTCGATCGAAACCGCCCGCAAGATGTTCGACAAGCTCGGCGAGGACAAGGCGGTACGAGCCCTGGGCAGCGGCGAGGCGATGCTACAGCTGGTCGGCACCCCCGAGCAGGTCGCCGAGAAGTTGATCGGCCTCAACCGCGACGCGGGGACGCGGAACATTCTGATCAATTTTCCACTGTGGAGCCCGGCCGAACTGCGCGGGTTCTCCTCGGTGCTCAACCTGCTCGCCGAGGCCGGGGTGTGGTCGAAGCCCCACCCGGGCACGTCCCCCTGGTGA
- a CDS encoding thiamine pyrophosphate-binding protein — protein MSTSHGQTVNGAELLTRSLVRLGVEHVFNIPGLGLFPLVEAFYRHRDEMRYITALNETNLALIANGYARATGKPAFVNVYHASGTALAMMAVTTAWGENVPLVLTTTTSSRALIGRDQYAGVPRAVTEMSEQFVKWSAEVPSVDRIPEFLERAFQIAGTAPYGPVHLAFPMDLWAEETTLPAEQAEAARPMVFAAAADAEGIERVESLLAASERPILVAGGEVVRYGAIDQLVALAEALGCPVLSEPYIADLGFPTTHPQYVGKLSANRDLVDKADVALLVGVELTESGLGPAFGFADGTVVVNTTTDANALRRQFRPDIGLVGHPHPTLARLAAALSADQATAQKRDARLEATSAARRSHNETTETLRRARWDEQNPLSIGRILDVLQRSMPADTVVVNHAGAAQLHLELMLDVDDPSRYFGISGKASAQGWGGPAAIGIQLARPQQRVVAVLGDGGFQFSSTCLYTASRFSIPVIYLILNNGGWRDIASIARHSGNEAAAGEAEFGWSFTDPPIDHAAFARSLGMHGVQVGDAAGLDKALAAAFASDAPTLIEIDNSTADVEDFFTLFTK, from the coding sequence TTGAGCACATCCCATGGGCAGACCGTCAACGGCGCCGAGCTCCTTACGCGTTCGCTGGTGCGCCTCGGCGTCGAGCACGTCTTCAACATCCCCGGTCTGGGGCTCTTCCCGCTGGTGGAGGCGTTCTACCGGCACCGCGACGAGATGCGCTACATCACGGCGCTAAACGAGACGAACCTCGCGCTGATCGCCAACGGCTACGCCCGCGCGACCGGCAAGCCTGCCTTCGTGAACGTCTACCACGCCTCCGGCACGGCCCTGGCCATGATGGCCGTGACGACGGCATGGGGCGAGAACGTGCCACTCGTCCTGACCACGACGACATCGAGCAGGGCGCTGATCGGCCGGGACCAGTACGCGGGCGTTCCGCGGGCGGTCACCGAGATGAGCGAGCAGTTCGTGAAGTGGTCGGCGGAGGTCCCGTCGGTCGACCGCATCCCGGAGTTCCTTGAGCGGGCCTTCCAGATCGCCGGCACGGCACCGTACGGGCCGGTGCACCTGGCGTTCCCCATGGACCTGTGGGCGGAGGAGACGACCCTGCCCGCCGAGCAGGCCGAGGCGGCGCGACCGATGGTGTTCGCCGCCGCCGCGGACGCCGAGGGGATCGAACGCGTCGAGTCGCTGCTGGCAGCCAGCGAGCGCCCCATTCTCGTCGCGGGCGGGGAGGTCGTTCGCTACGGCGCCATCGATCAGCTCGTCGCCCTGGCCGAGGCGCTGGGCTGCCCGGTGCTGAGCGAGCCCTACATCGCCGACCTCGGATTCCCGACCACCCACCCGCAATACGTCGGCAAATTAAGCGCGAACCGTGACCTCGTGGACAAGGCCGACGTCGCCTTACTCGTCGGCGTGGAGCTGACCGAGTCCGGCCTCGGCCCGGCCTTCGGCTTTGCCGACGGCACGGTGGTGGTGAACACGACGACCGACGCGAACGCGCTGCGCCGGCAGTTCCGTCCGGACATCGGGCTCGTCGGCCATCCACACCCGACGCTGGCCAGGCTGGCCGCCGCCCTCTCCGCCGACCAGGCGACGGCACAGAAGCGGGACGCACGCCTTGAAGCGACCTCCGCCGCGCGTCGGAGTCACAACGAGACAACCGAAACGTTGCGGCGCGCGCGGTGGGACGAGCAGAACCCGCTCTCGATCGGTCGGATCCTGGACGTGCTGCAACGGTCGATGCCCGCCGACACCGTCGTGGTCAACCACGCGGGCGCCGCGCAGTTGCACCTAGAGCTCATGCTGGACGTCGACGATCCGTCGCGGTACTTCGGCATCTCGGGCAAGGCCAGCGCCCAGGGCTGGGGTGGCCCCGCGGCCATCGGCATCCAGCTGGCCCGGCCGCAACAGCGCGTGGTCGCGGTGCTCGGCGACGGCGGATTCCAGTTCTCCTCCACCTGCCTCTACACCGCGTCCCGGTTCTCGATCCCGGTCATCTACCTGATCCTGAACAACGGCGGATGGCGCGACATCGCGAGCATCGCGCGGCACAGCGGCAACGAAGCGGCGGCGGGCGAGGCCGAATTCGGATGGAGCTTCACCGATCCGCCGATCGACCACGCCGCGTTCGCCCGCAGCCTCGGCATGCACGGTGTCCAAGTCGGCGATGCCGCCGGGCTGGATAAGGCCCTCGCCGCGGCGTTCGCGTCGGACGCACCAACGCTGATCGAGATCGACAACAGCACCGCGGACGTCGAGGACTTCTTCACGCTGTTCACGAAGTAG
- a CDS encoding class II aldolase/adducin family protein, producing MSDEVRELVSLASRVLGNAGHGDYIWGHASARDPHGRGVWMKASGLGLEEVTTSHVQLLGWDGAILEGSGKAHVEYPIHTEIMSARPDVGGVVHTHSPHAVALAAAGQELRPVSHAANFFVPPAVPRFTETAGLIITSELGKSVAETLGGASAVFLVNHGIVTVGPDLQTATIATILLESAAQQQLLTGQYGGMPSWSLPEESLAKRAHIYHEGALRQLWAYLVRQLDEAAVASEIS from the coding sequence TTGAGTGACGAAGTACGCGAGCTGGTGTCGCTGGCGTCGAGGGTCCTCGGTAACGCCGGCCACGGCGATTACATCTGGGGCCATGCGTCGGCCAGGGACCCGCACGGTCGCGGCGTCTGGATGAAGGCCAGCGGCTTGGGCCTGGAAGAAGTCACCACCTCGCACGTTCAGCTGCTGGGCTGGGACGGCGCCATCCTGGAAGGCTCGGGTAAGGCCCACGTCGAGTACCCGATCCACACGGAGATCATGTCCGCGCGGCCCGACGTGGGCGGCGTCGTGCACACGCATTCCCCGCACGCGGTCGCGCTGGCCGCCGCGGGCCAGGAGCTTCGCCCGGTCAGCCATGCCGCGAACTTCTTCGTCCCGCCGGCGGTGCCCCGCTTCACCGAGACGGCGGGCCTGATCATCACCAGCGAGCTCGGCAAGTCGGTCGCCGAGACGCTGGGCGGCGCATCGGCGGTGTTCCTGGTCAACCACGGAATCGTCACCGTTGGCCCGGATCTCCAGACGGCCACGATCGCCACCATCCTGCTGGAAAGCGCGGCACAGCAACAACTTCTGACCGGGCAGTACGGCGGCATGCCGTCCTGGTCGCTGCCCGAGGAGTCGCTTGCCAAGCGCGCGCACATCTACCACGAGGGCGCGCTGCGCCAGCTGTGGGCGTACCTGGTTCGGCAGTTAGACGAAGCGGCCGTGGCTTCCGAGATTTCCTGA